In the genome of Mytilus edulis chromosome 3, xbMytEdul2.2, whole genome shotgun sequence, one region contains:
- the LOC139516819 gene encoding uncharacterized protein, which yields MGSLLSKESSVTKDKYVRTKEQEAIISRKVSEFIAKIIATPPLKLKLIDIYHGIYERLCGPWGRVTGSYADSLSMSTSDVDIILDNMSVNSSPEMTMNSSCTMELVIFTGDNDIPPGCCWLRAYQKDVFTRKFVPSVSTSFPYVRINGLTKQVTDAEWNLVDIKGYKCLSCRNINEQRAKSGLTSFPFINRFLPHWIPHGPAFKQTYFWIFDVDIVDAFKCNTLPPVLLKWAKRTRKTWPSQSTLEKALEQGCHVISLPSKISSDEFTEVEFRLGYGDMEKLLTESLSDCQKQCYILLKIILKEYIEPRFPDEDIVSSYVMKMLIFWMSEETDSETWRPECLLECFDMCLGRLFDWVESGYCPNFFIPEYNLFRTKLTSIHSNKFTCLMREIVDLKWKVLLHCKTMQW from the coding sequence ATGGGCTCTCTGTTATCGAAAGAAAGCTCTGTTACAAAGGACAAGTATGTGAGGACGAAAGAACAAGAAGCAATCATTTCAAGAAAGGTTAGCGAGTTTATTGCAAAGATAATAGCAACACCACCTTTAAAATTGAAACTGATTGACATTTACCATGGGATATATGAACGACTGTGTGGACCCTGGGGAAGAGTGACTGGCAGCTATGCTGATAGCCTTTCTATGTCCACATCAGATGTTGATATTATATTGGATAACATGTCTGTTAATTCtagccctgaaatgacaatgaaCAGTTCATGTACTATGGAATTAGTTATTTTTACAGGGGATAATGATATACCACCGGGATGCTGTTGGCTGCGAGCCTATCAAAAAGATGTTTTCACGAGAAAATTTGTGCCGTCAGTTTCAACTTCTTTTCCTTATGTAAGGATAAATGGACTGACTAAACAAGTTACAGATGCTGAATGGAATCTTGTAGATATCAAAGGATACAAATGTTTGTCTTGTCGAAATATAAATGAACAGAGGGCTAAGAGTGGTTTAACTTCTTTCCCCTTTATTAATCGATTCCTGCCACACTGGATACCACATGGACCAGCATTCAAACAGACATATTTTTGGATATTTGATGTTGATATCGTGGACGCTTTCAAATGTAACACATTACCTCCAGTGTTACTAAAATGGGCAAAACGAACACGAAAAACATGGCCTTCACAAAGCACTTTAGAGAAAGCGTTAGAACAAGGTTGTCATGTAATAAGTCTGCCTTCAAAAATTTCCTCTGATGAATTTACAGAGGTTGAGTTTAGACTCGGTTATGGGGACATGGAAAAGTTACTAACAGAATCTCTTAGTGACTGTCAAAAACAATGTTATATCCTACTTAAGATAATACTCAAAGAATACATAGAACCACGATTCCCCGATGAAGATATTGTATCATCGTATGTCATGAAGATGTTAATATTCTGGATGTCAGAGGAAACAGATTCGGAAACTTGGCGTCCAGAGTGCCTTCTTGAATGTTTTGATATGTGTCTAGGAAGGCTGTTTGATTGGGTTGAATCTGGTTATTGTCCGAACTTCTTTATTCCCGAATATAACCTATTTCGAACAAAACTTACAAGTATACACTCTAACAAGTTTACCTGTTTGATGAGGGAAATCGTGGATTTGAAATGGAAGGTATTGCTTCATTGTAAAACAATGCAATGGTAA
- the LOC139516820 gene encoding toll-like receptor 4, with protein sequence MAAVSFIFSDKTISYLRSLEKLEIDVPAIYQKRDIFGEGYEYLIHLSSLNVGACDDLLINAQLFKYMPLLTHISFDEKCKIHITPGGHRSLKNIKEVYVHRLVDTLLPYLNNFTNELKLTPIETLSFRNTFAEGFEDRYYPWNPISRNLQNSSLKYLLMTENKLGESFPVSKLDPPPSSLQALNLSSNKLEKFALDLGNIRNLSLQNNYLGGFLSTHSYNMSKESSSLEYIDLSANSIETLTFIVFKGQPHLKYINLSHNKLQKVTFDVSRLKSLRYLDISTNNFTTLDEKVMAIFDDLSKMTFFTVNLRNNALQCTCITLSFLKWISKTKVELLLNDKCTLIDGAIVRLTPIDSIIKRLQKECSTYTYLAIALSILLVVILAILILALVYKYRWKLRYMFYLAKSKHYNYKASIDNGEYTYDAFISYCDDDRAFVLKDCIANLETEGNAKLCVHQRDFIPGQEITVNITNAIHDSRKTVCIITRKFFESYYCMFEFNMARMENIYSRDGRNVIFLVFLEQIQPKEMPLMMLELIEKQSYIEYPNDEEGNIVFWKKIKEAIHS encoded by the coding sequence ATGGCAGCTGTTAGTTTTATATTCTCAGATAAAACTATATCCTATTTGAGGTCTCTGGAGAAATTGGAAATAGATGTTCCTGCAATCTATCAAAAACGTGATATATTTGGTGAAGGGTATGAATATTTAATTCATCTTAGTTCTCTAAATGTAGGCGCGTGTGATGATTTACTGATCAATGCACAACTATTTAagtatatgccacttttaacacATATTTCATTTGACGAAAAGTGTAAGATTCATATCACACCTGGTGGACATCGAAGTTTGAAAAACATCAAAGAAGTTTACGTTCATCGTTTGGTTGACACGCTACTTCCATATCTCAATAACTTTACAAATGAATTGAAACTGACTCCAATCgaaacattgtcatttcggaacACTTTTGCAGAGGGTTTTGAAGACCGTTACTATCCATGGAATCCGATAAGCAGAAATTTGCAGAACTCGTCTTTAAAATATCTGCTGATGACTGAAAATAAACTTGGAGAAAGTTTTCCAGTATCGAAACTTGATCCTCCTCCTTCAAGTTTACAAGCGCTGAATCTTTCCAGCAATAAACTCGAAAAGTTTGCGTTAGATTTAGGGAATATTCGAAATCTCAGTCTGCAAAATAATTATCTCGGAGGATTTCTTAGTACTCATAGTTATAACATGTCAAAAGAATCTAGCAGTCTTGAGTACATAGATTTATCAGCGAATAGTATTGAAACGCTTACATTTATAGTATTCAAGGGCCAACcacatttaaaatatatcaatctTAGTCATAACAAGTTGCAAAAGGTTACTTTTGATGTTTCTCGACTGAAAAGTCTTCGATATTTGGATATATCAACCAACAATTTTACGACATTAGACGAGAAAGTTATGGCAATATTCGACGATCTATCTAAAATGACGTTCTTCACAGTAAATTTACGAAATAATGCATTACAATGTACCTGTATCACACTGTCATTTCTTAAGTGGATTTCCAAAACAAAAGTTGAGTTGCTGCTAAATGATAAGTGTACTTTAATAGATGGCGCTATTGTAAGATTAACCCCGATAGATTCAATAATAAAACGACTACAGAAAGAGTGTAGTACATATACGTATTTAGCAATTGCTTTGTCTATATTGTTGGTAGTTATCTTAGCAATTCTTATTTTGGCTTTAGTGTATAAATACAGATGGAAACTTCGATACATGTTTTACCTTGCCAAAAGTAAACACTACAATTACAAGGCTTCCATAGACAACGGGGAATACACGTACGATGCTTTTATTTCGTACTGTGATGATGATAGAGCATTTGTATTAAAAGATTGCATTGCAAATTTAGAAACAGAAGGGAATGCTAAATTATGCGTGCACCAACGAGACTTCATACCAGGCCAAGAGATAACAGTCAACATTACAAACGCTATCCATGACAGCAGAAAGACGGTTTGCATAATAACAAGAAAGTTTTTTGAGTCTTACTATTGTATGTTTGAATTTAATATGGCCCGAATGGAAAACATTTATTCTCGAGATGGAAGAAATGTCATTTTCCTAGTATTTCTTGAGCAAATTCAACCAAAAGAAATGCCACTTATGATGCTCGAACTTATAGAGAAACAGTCTTACATTGAATATCCAAATGACGAAGAAGGAAATATTGTGTTctggaaaaaaattaaagaagctATTCATTCATGA